The Bdellovibrio bacteriovorus W nucleotide sequence CGCACCCAGATGCCTCGCTTCCGTTTATCAAGCCTTGAGCCTGTGGAAGTTTCAGAGCGCCTTTTGGATTTATACAGTGATCCACGCATGTGTCCTCATTTCCATATGAGCATTCAAAGCGCGAATACAGATGTCTTATTCCACATGAAGCGTAAGTACACTCAAGACGATGTGAGAAAATCACTTTTAGCTATTGCTGAGAGAGTCCCTAATTCTTTTGTAGGCATGGATGTGATCACAGGATTTCCTACAGAAACTGAAGAACAGTTTGAAGATACTTATCAGACCTTGGCGTCACTGCCATGGACGAAGCTCCATGTTTTTCCTTATAGCGAAAGACAGGGGACGCGGGCGGCAGCGATGGATGTCTCTGTATACCCTCACGTGCGTGCAGAGCGTGCGGCACGGCTGCGCGACCTCAGTATTCAACGTTACGAAGAAGAAGCTCGTAAACAGATTGGCACTTTGAAAAAAGTCATGGTCTTAAAAAATGCTGCCAAAGGTGGGCAAGGTTTAAGTCACGACTACTGGCCTGTGGATATTCTAGGGGCAGAAAGTTTTATTGATCACTGGGCAGGGCAAGAAGTGGAAGTGCGAATCACTGATTATGACCATAGCAATAGGCAACACATGGAAGGCCACTTAAAAGGCGAGGTCGTATCGTGAAGGAGTTAGAGCAGCGATTGCAGTACCAATTCAAGAACGGAAGTCTTCTTGAGCGCGCTTTGACTCATAAGAGCTTTGCTAATGAGTTAAAGAACGCAACAGAACACAATGAAAAGCTCGAGTTTTTGGGCGATGCCGTTTTGGACTTACTTATTGGTGAATTGCTTTTTGAAAAATACCCAGCTGACTCTGAAGGTGGGTTGTCGAAGAAGCGTGCCAGTATCGTGAATGAAGAAGTTTTATCTGATTTAGCAACCGAGATGGGGCTGAATAAGATGATGCTTCTTGGAAAAGGCGAGACTCTGACGGGAGGCTCTAAGAAACCTCGACTGGTGTCTTCGTCATTTGAAGCTATCGTTGGAGCTATTTATTTAGACGGAGGATTTGAGGTCACAAAAACAATTGTGCGCCGAGAATTTTCACCTTTGATTGATAGTATTTGTTCTGCAGAAGATTTTTTTAAAGATTACAAGACTCGTCTGCAGGAATTAGTTCAAAAGAGTCTGAAGGAAACTCCTCGCTATGAGTTGATTTCCGAAGAAGGTCCTCCTCACGACCGAGAATTTAAGGTGTGTGTAAAAGTTCAGAGTGAGGTCTGGGCCGAAGGATGTGGGCGTAGTAAAAAACATGCGGAACAAGATGCCGCAAAAACCGCCCTTGTAGAAAAATTTAAGGAGATAGTTTAATGACTTATCGCGCAGGATTTCTAGGATTAATTGGTCAGCCCAATGCGGGCAAAAGTACCTTGATGAACTATCTCGTGGACGAGAAGGTTTCCATTGTATCAAACAAGCCACAAACCACTCGTCGTCGTATTCTGGGTATTTGGAGTACTGACAATGCCCAAGTCGTATTTGTAGACGCCCCAGGAGTTGTGGCTTCTGAGAAGGGCCTAAATGCATTTCTAGCGCAAGAGGCGAGAGATGTTATTGCCGATTCAGATGCGCTTTTGGCGATTGTCAGCGTTGATGAAGCTAAGCCAGAAGATGCAGAGAAAATTTTAGACATGGTTAAAGCCAGCGGTAAACCTTGGATCGGCGTTATTACGAAATCTGATATCGAAGAGAAAGCTCATCGTATTATGATTTTAAAGCGCATGATCGAAGAGCGTGGCGCTAAGGCCTTCAGTGTTTCTGTAAAAGAATCTGAAGATGATGTCGAAGAAAGAGAAGCGATGTTGATCGAGTTTGCGAACTTGATGCCAGAAAGTCCCGCACCTCTTTATGAAACAGAGTTATTCACGAATGAAAATGTTCGTGAAATGGTGACTGAAATTATTCGTGAAAAGTGTTTTGAGATTCTTCATCAGGAAATTCCATACTCACTTGCGGTGCGTATCATAAAATTTGACGAAGAAGGAACTCTACCGAAAATCTACGCCGAGATTATGGTCTCTAAAGAGAATCATAAACCTATCGTGATCGGTAAAGAAGCAAAAGTGATTAAAGAAATTGGAACCTTAGCTCGTAAAGAAATTGAAAAGCTAATGGGTGAGAAAGTGTTCTTGGATGTCCAAGTTGCCTTTAAGCCTGAGTGGTTTGAGAACAAAAGAATTATGAAGGAGTTGGGCTATGGAACAAAATCAGAGGGCTGAGTTTTCGCCAAAAGTTGCAATTATCGGTCGTCCCAACGTAGGTAAGTCAACGTTTTTCAATATCGTTACGGACTCACGTAAAGCCGTTGTAAAGAATCAACCGGGTGTGACACGTGATATCTTAATCGAGCCGGTGGACATGTGGGGAAAGCAGTTCGATCTTATCGACACTGGTGGAATCACTGAGGCTGGCGATATTTTTTCTAAATTGATTCGCGAGCAAGTGACTGAGTTTTTACATTCTGTGGACTTGATCGTTGCTGTGATGGATGGCCGTGTAGGCCTCGTTCCAGAAGATCGTGATATTATCCGTGTGGCAAAACAAGCTGGAAAGCCGTTCTTATTGGTCATCAAT carries:
- a CDS encoding ribonuclease III (COG0571 dsRNA-specific ribonuclease), with the translated sequence MKELEQRLQYQFKNGSLLERALTHKSFANELKNATEHNEKLEFLGDAVLDLLIGELLFEKYPADSEGGLSKKRASIVNEEVLSDLATEMGLNKMMLLGKGETLTGGSKKPRLVSSSFEAIVGAIYLDGGFEVTKTIVRREFSPLIDSICSAEDFFKDYKTRLQELVQKSLKETPRYELISEEGPPHDREFKVCVKVQSEVWAEGCGRSKKHAEQDAAKTALVEKFKEIV
- a CDS encoding GTP-binding protein Era (COG1159 GTPase) translates to MTYRAGFLGLIGQPNAGKSTLMNYLVDEKVSIVSNKPQTTRRRILGIWSTDNAQVVFVDAPGVVASEKGLNAFLAQEARDVIADSDALLAIVSVDEAKPEDAEKILDMVKASGKPWIGVITKSDIEEKAHRIMILKRMIEERGAKAFSVSVKESEDDVEEREAMLIEFANLMPESPAPLYETELFTNENVREMVTEIIREKCFEILHQEIPYSLAVRIIKFDEEGTLPKIYAEIMVSKENHKPIVIGKEAKVIKEIGTLARKEIEKLMGEKVFLDVQVAFKPEWFENKRIMKELGYGTKSEG